The sequence below is a genomic window from Sorangiineae bacterium MSr12523.
CAGCGCCACGCGCGATGGCCCGCCCGATTGCAGGAAAATCCCGGCCGAAAGCAGCGCGAACACGATGCCCATGTGGCTCGCCTTCCCCGCAACGACATCGGTATTCCAAGGCTCGTGGGCGCCGCGCAGCGTATCGACCAAATTGCCCGCCATGGTCGCGGCCCACAATGGAATGGCCGCGGCCAGCGCAACGGGAATGCCCCGCAGGACATTCTCCAGCAGCAAAAGCGGCCATGGCTCGTGCGCCGAAACCAGAAATGGCGCCATTCGCGTCGTCGCGCCCACGGCGGGAATGATGCATAATGCAAGCATCAACCCCAGCACTGCGCGCACGGGCCCTGGAAGCGCGCGCAGGCCGAAGGCGGGAACGAGCGCGACGGTCGGCAGCATCCGTGCCCAGGAGAGACCTAGGGCGGATAAATCGATGCCGAAAACGGCATTCAAGGAGGGAACGGCCATCGCGACCGGAAACGAAGGTACCGCGGCCTTGACCCAGGCGGGCGGAAAACCGATTCTCTCGGGCCATGAGCCTCGACCTGGACATCGTAGGAAAGCCGTCCGAGCCCTCGAAACGCATCTATTCGTGGCAGGACACCGTTTTGTATGCGCTCGGCATCGGAGCCACGAAGGACGAGCTCGACTACCTCTACGAGGGGCGCGGCCCCAAGGTGTATCCGAGCTTCGCCGTGGTGCCGAAGATCGACCTGATGTTCGATTTTCTCGCCAAGAGCGGCGGCAACATGGCCATGGT
It includes:
- a CDS encoding flagellar biosynthetic protein FliR, with protein sequence MAVPSLNAVFGIDLSALGLSWARMLPTVALVPAFGLRALPGPVRAVLGLMLALCIIPAVGATTRMAPFLVSAHEPWPLLLLENVLRGIPVALAAAIPLWAATMAGNLVDTLRGAHEPWNTDVVAGKASHMGIVFALLSAGIFLQSGGPSRVALALATADFPAHPLLAAMHDLAGGITLAVALAGPLFAAAIVLEVATALVARASFPAQLYVLFPPLRALGLLIVAALVLERIAFVLAHAMR